The window tacatacatacatacatacgcgTGTATATGTACGCAACTCGAGATCACATAAGCAAGCGTATGAAACAACGTAGGCGCAGATGCATCTCCAGGGAGACGCACGCATCCGTGTGAAAagatgtgtttgtgtgtatAAGCGTGCTTACCGAGCAGTGGTGTGCTCTCTCAGGTCTCAGACCGTTTGCGCAGTGTGCGCATGTCGTGGCATATCCAGCATGAAAATCGCGTATCCGACGAGGGCGCGTCCGaggcgcctcgctgtctcctgttaggctgtctcccccttcctgGCTGACTGTTCCATCTAGCTTGATGAAGGGAATCTTCTTTGCGGTTGCGTCTGCGCGCCAGGCATCGCTAACTTCACCTGGGTCTCTCAGTGCACACGCGTAGAAGCAccagagggcgaggagccATAGAGCCGTCccgaagacgccgagaacGGCCGCAAGCTGGGTATTGCTTTCCCGAACGGCGAGTTGCAAGTGGAGGTAGATGTACACATAGCAAATCCATACAAAAACGAAAATACCAGTGACGATGATGAGGGGAATCGACGAGAGTCCCCGAACGACGCGGTTGGCCGCAAACATTGTTTGtttcgccgcatgcagaaaggAACGCGCTTGCTGGTTCACCGCGAAAACGGCCACTCGCAAATTGGCGCGTCTTCTGAGACAAGCAGCCTTGCGGATGGCAAGAAGCGAACGTCggacgaaagggagaagccgcACGCCGATCCGCGGGAAGACAACGAAGGTTCAGTTGCATGCGATGCGGAGCGTCGTAGCCTGGCCGACTATCGACATCGAAGTGGCATTCCACTCCGGGCAAATCTAGAAAACACGCATGTTGTCCTGAGAGCGGCACAAACGGAACGGCGTGCGTCGCAGGAAAAGGTGCCAAGACTTGCGGCGACTCACAACACGGCAACCGCCGACTCGctggggagagaagacaccttCGTATCACCTTGACACGGGACACCAAATTTGACGGGAACCTCCGCCTTGCCGCTTTCTTGATGGATCCTTGGCCATCACACTCGCGAACAACGGCAACGCCCCGCGAAGGTAATTTTCCCCCCGGCTCACCGACGGCCACGCACCCAGCAGACTGCGCCAGGTGGAGCAAACCCGGCGTGGCTGCGGGCTTTCTCACTTTGCACGGAATCTCGGGGAACTAAGTGCTGCTTCCTATTCGGAAGAAGGTCTGGTGAGAATTTTAAGTTGGCGCTGCAGGCCAGGCTTTTTCTGTCGACTCGTGACTGTCTTTCACCTTCAGAGAACGTATGGCGACTCAAGCAACGCAGCCACGCGCTCCCCTAAAGCTCCTACAGAACGTGAAGGACTTTAACAGGAGAACGGGGGAGGCGAAAAGGGGCCAGAACGTTCACGCGAACCTGACTGAAACCCCCAACAGTTCCAGAGAACTTACAAATACCGTCTCTGAAACAGGGTGCGGCCGTCGACGCGGGGTGTTGCAGTCGAAGGGAGCATAGGCATCTCGCAAGAATCAAAACTCGAGACAAAGGTTTCCAGGTCCCGAGCCAGACGGACTGCATTTGCAAGTGCGTGCATCCAACAGTTTAGTAAGATACTACGGAAAGAAATGCCTTAACAAAAGAAGCTGAAAAACCTGACAGGAACCTCGTGCCACTCTTCCGTGGACAAGGCCATGCACCGACTCAGTTGGCAAGACCACGcgcctttcgtttccccgTGCGGAGAAAATCAGAGAAAGTCGCGAAATGAGAGACAAACGCCTAAAGTGACCTCAAAAATCTcacaaaaacggaaaggTTTTGTAAAATTATCTACGCGTGTGACGGAGACGAGTCTTGTCCAGCGAATGAGTTCGGATGCTAGCGCCTAGCGACGGTGGGAAAAGGCTGCAACGGCGGGGATCGGGTGtgacgcgtttcctccgccCACATTTTCATGCGCAGTTTAGGTAGCTCTATGTCTCGAAAACGAGTTGAACAATCAGAATTGTCGGCCTCTCGTCCGCAGCTTGTGCCTCATTCTGCAAATTTAGCAGAAAGCTAGCATGACATCGGCCGCCTATCCGCCCCGCTATCATCGTCTCACGATTCCCATCGCTCAGCAAGCTGATACATCTGCGCTCTCTTGTGATTTTTCCACCTGCACGCTAGAATGGTTTCTGCATTACCGCGGAATTCTGCCATTTCTGAACAGAAGAAATTGATGGTAAAgttgttttctcttgtcAACTAGACACACAAAACGATTCCAGGGTCCCTCGGAGAATTCCTCAGGAATCGGGGGAAAAGACACGGGGAAGAATTGCTGTACCGGGAACCCTCTCGTCAGGCCGGCTAATAGACGGAACGCATCACAAAATGCTAGCACCAGCGACAGGGGTCGTATGAGttgtcgctttttttccaCATCTGTCTCCCGTTCCCATTGGCGATCTACATCAGGAGTGAAGAAAAACTCATCGCTTGTATTCGTGTGTGAAAAAGAGCCCGTGAGTGTTTGCTGTTTCAgccagagcagagaggagagctcGTACACAATGCGTTGGGAAACACGAAGCGTGTCCAGTGTGTACAATACGGCAGTCTCACGCGTTTTTATGGGTAAGCGAGTTAACCGTACTTTCCTCACAGTGGAAAAATCGCTGGAATCGCCCTCTTTCCCGAGCAGCCTGCAAGTGACAGAATCGTCCTCATCCGCCAACGCATCTGCCATGCACGTGGCACCCGCCTGGAATGCCATAGAAAGCTGGTGTCAAAACCCTAGACCGAAGCGCCGATGCCAATCTTGACGACACAACGGATTTTCACCCATCTTTGCATCTTCGTGATACACGACGGTGTGCTCAGCTCTACGTCAGCTCTAGAAAACGAACATATACAGAGCTTGCGAAGCGATTGCGACAAAAATAGAACACACTTGGTGGGGGTCCGCACGCGTGTTGTCGGCACGTTCAAGTACGAGGAGGTTGAAAGAAGGCCGAGTGAGCGCGTATGCGCGCACAGGGCATTTCTGGGGGCGAAAACGTTGCGATGGAGGGTACCCCTCGCGGTCGAGatttttcctgtctctctatcTGCTCCTTACCACTTCGGCTTCCACTGTTTTGTGCGTTTTTGTTTCCACTCCTATCTCCTCTGCTCCTCTATTTCCCTTGGGCAcattcgttttcctccctctGGCTTCAACACATATCGACCTCCACATATTTCATCCACACGTGAGCATATCGAAAGAGCAGTGGTGTTTCGACAGCAAGGACGACAGTGCACtgcgcttttctcgcctccgggTCACAGAGCAATTCTTGCCAGGGTGAGGGCAGACTACGACTTTCAACCTGTGAAAGGTTTTTTCGAAAGGTGTCACTTCTGCTGGCTCCGTTCGAGTGTCTCCCCGCATTTGGGACGGAATCGCAAACATAGTTCTCCACACGAGAGCCTTCCTAGGAGCCGACGGTAAGCGCCGTTGCGGGGAATGCTTTTCCGGAAAGCAAATACGGTACAGACCGGAATTTTACACATATGGtgcgtttttcccgtttGTGATACTTTGCGATCATTTCCTTCCAAAGTGTTGGCAGGACCCTCCGAGCCAATAACTGTCCGACTTTTACGCAGTAGGCTCTGTCGTGAGACCGTGCAGTGTGCGGGTCGATGTGTGTATCCTCGACTCCCCTAGAGTTTTATATATGCCCATATACGCGCAATTACCTCGCCCTGCATCTGAATACCCTTTTGGTCTTCATGCTTGTCGTCCAGAAAATTTCGGAACTGTATGCTTTTCCCCGCAGACTGGTAATAGTGTCACTTTTCCCAGTGAATCAGGCAGCATCTTTGCGTCGGTTCCGCGCGCTTGACTCTTTTGACGCGGGGAAAGTGAGACAACCGGATTTTTTTGGTCGTTCCCCTTTTTGGAAGTGTCTCTTCTGGTTTGTCGCGTTTTGTTGATTTGTCCCGTCCCCGACAACTCCTGGTTCTCTCCCCCCGGTCTTGGCCGTCTTTATTCTGTCTCCCCCGGTCTTGGCCGTCTTTATTCTGTCTCCCCCGGTCTCGTTCGCCGCTCAACAGACACCATGGAGGCTTCCTCTGTTCCCCCAACAAAACGCTCGGCCTTCCAGGGCCCGTGCTACTTGAAGATGATCGTGAATAACGTGGCAGCAGGCGCGATCATTGGGAAGAACGGGGTCGCCATTGCGGCCATGGAGCAACAGACAGGCTGCGCCCTGAAGCTCTCTCCCCTCAACGCCTTTTATCCTGGAACCCAGGACCGGGTCCTCGTTATGAGTGGCGAGCAGGAACAGGTGAACAACGCACTCGTTCTGATCCTCGGCAAAATCAAGGAAACTGTGACATCCCAGTTTGGCGCCGGGACACAGACTGGCACGCAGCCCGGCAGCAACGGCGCAGGCAACGGATCAGCGGAGTGCGTCGGCAGAGACCCCTTCGGAAGCAACGACGCGTCCCAGCACAAGATTACCTGCAGACTTGCGGTTCCCCGGTCTGCTGTGTCGACAATCATTGGCAAGGGAGGCCAGCAGATTCGTGAGCTCCAGGACACAACCGGAGCTCGCGTGCAGGTGTCGTGTCGAGAGGAAGGTTTGGCTGAACGAATGATCACCATCACGGGCTTGCTGGAGCAAGTCCGTGCCGCTGCTCTGGGTATCGCGTCCTGCATCCAGTCGGACCCGTACCTGCGAGACCACATGCATGTGGTCTACAAACCAGGCGCTCCGGGAGGCCCCGGGAACCCGGGCGTGCCCGGCGGCCTCGGGGCGCCCCTCGGAGGCGCAGGGTACTGCGTCGTTCCTAACGTGTACGGGAACGCCCCATATGGAGGGGGGGGCCATCTGTACGGTCACGGTGCGGCTGGTCACGCCGCCGCCACGGACGCGCTGAGTCTGCAGTGCGAGATTTCCCTTCAGGTTCCCGACCAGTCGATCGGCGCCGTGATTGGTCGCAACGGGGCGTGTGTGACGGAAGTTATCAACGCGACTGGAGCCCGCATTCAAATCAGCCAAAAGGGGGACTTGGTTCCCGGTACAAATGACCGGAAAATCGTCCTTTCCGGCACTGTGGGCGCCGTACACAGCGCGCATCTTTTGTTGCTCCAAAGAATTCACGCCGTTCAAGACGGAGTTGGAGGCAAGCATCCGGGCACCGGAGGTCCACTGTCTGTACAGGGCGGTGCAAGTGCTGCACCCGGCGCGAACGGCATGGGAGGAGCGGGCGGTCACGCATTGGATTTGCACAATGCGGTGCAGCCACAGCAGCCGCATGGGCTGCAAGGAAACCTCCACTACATTCACTCGGGAGGCTACGGGTATTAAGGTGCACGACGGGAAGGGACACAGCAGCCTCAGCTCAAAGGACTTGTGGACGGGCACCGGACGTCAGTGAATCCACGTTACGGGACGGGCGCCTCGGTGGACGCGTCTGTGCGCGTCGCGCGTCGACTCAAATGGGTGAACAAAAGGGTTTCGCAACTCATTTTTCAGTCCAGATCCTCGATTTGAACGGAGGACGCACCGTTGCAAGCgccagatgcatgcacgcatacaCACGCAAGGGGGACAAAGACGATTTCCGTATACGCCTGTGTTTTGTAGTACACTTGCCGCCGGCAGCCCAGTGAGCGCCTGCAAAGGGTGCAGGTGGATCGTGCGGAGGAGAAGGGATGCCGCACGAGTGTGTAAAGGAGAAGGTACTATagtttttttcgtcttttggTGGCGCGCGGGCACAGGAAGATAGACAGCCAGCTAAGGAACGCCTTCGGGCTCGagcggctcttctctcctgcagTCTTGCTCGGGGAGCACTTTGGGTGAACAGCTTTCAGCAAGTCTCCGTTTGAATGATGCTGTACGTACGCGTGCGGATACGGATACATGTGCATTTCTGGGTGTGGTTTGTGGTTGTGCGCTGccgcgggaaaaaaacgagcaAGGCCTGCACAGGCCAGAACAGCGGAGTCTGGGCCGCGTCGCCGCCAGCAGTCCTCGTTTTATGGCGATTGCAGATTTTCGCGAGCGCTTTGTTACGCAGATTGCCAACGCAAATGAGTCTGAACAGGGCCGTTCACATCCCCTGGACCAATGAAGTCCGCAGCAACACTGCAttgctgtctcgcgcgcttcttTGCGGCCGATCGGTCGTGCGCGTGGCGTCAAAACGTCAAGAGAAGCGATAGTGGGGAAACCCGCATGGGGGagtgtctctcgttttgctGGCGTAAGAAAAATCTGCGTTGATGTGCATGGCTATGTACATCCACCGCGAACCATGCTAGGGATAGTGGGTGCCGCTCTGTATGGCTGCTGTCgcgtatatacacatacatatgcgCACAGTCCACGATTTGTGAATGCACCTGGTTGTGCGCGGTGATAGGGCGGCCGCAGggttccgttctcttccgtttgCATTATTTCGAGACAACCCAAAACGGATTTGTGCCGGGCTCCGTTTTCCTTGAATTTCATGGGTCCCGCGCTTTCCGCATGTGTCGAGAAGCGGTGAGGATGCCAACGCACAATGGAGTACCCCTCCCCCCCTCTTCATTGAAGCTTCACTGCCTGTTCCCCGGCTTAGAGATACCAGCATAACGAAAGGTTCCCTGCCCGGCGTACGTACGATATCGATTCTCATCAAAACATGGCGAATGCCCTGCACCTCAGCTGCTCCCGTTTTTCTTGtgcttgcctctctctggaaTGAGGCCTGGGTCAGAGGGGGAACTTGTCAGTAAGACGCGAGTTCCGTCTCGTGATACAAAAGGCCTCTGTCATGATCTATTGGATGACTTACGCATGCAGCATTGAGTGTAGTGGATACGGACACTGAAGCGAACGTGTACGGTGGTGGCGTGCCTGGTGTCAGGTTTCTTCGCGGTCCATTCTAAGAGGTTTGCGATTCATTTGAACCGGGGAAATCACCTCTTTTGCCACTATGTGGTCGAACAAATTGCATGtgtacgtacatatatatggattCAACTGcagttatatatatgtatgcatggTCACGTATACGTGAATACGAGGATGACGTGTGGAACTGGCGACGCGCCGTTGCAGGGACGGAAGGCATGAGTTGAGGAACACGGCTGTGGGTTGCCGACGGTTGAAGGCGAGAAAATTTGTAGTTTGTTTTGCCCGGCATGCCAGCTCTGTCATAAGGGTGGGGGTGTACTGTCCCACGTGGAGGACTCGCCTCCCGTTCTTCGTCAGGCGTTTCCCCACTGTGAACAGGGGTCTCGTGGCCCACGCCACCAGGTTCGTCCCGTTCCGTTTGGTGCTGACCAGTCTTATATATGGGCACACAAGCAAACTTTACATTAATCCACTTTGAAGAGCAAACATGCAGTCTGATTCACGCGGACTGCTGTGCCCCTCGCGAAAAGCCCATGTGAGTCATTTCCAATCGTTTCTAGAAACTACAAAGCCGCACCATGTCATTTACAGGAGTGCAATCCGATAAAATGTAAAATATTAAATCTTCCATAGCGGATCACCCACTTGCGAAGGCGCCGTAGATTCGATGTGAATCGCGGAACTAGAATTCTGAGCAACATAGAAAGCGGAAGCTGTGTCACACAACCTCTTCCGGTCGTTATACCGGAGATCGAGCACTTTCTTTCCGAGACTTGCGCACGCGGAGGTTTGTGGCATCAGCCATCTTTGGTAGTGCGCGTACTAACGCACCATTTAAAGTCTACTGCCTGAACTCCGAATATACGTCAGATACACAGATTGCTGCAACTAGTATGTGTCCTAACAATGAGGTTGCTTGTAAACCTGCTCCGGGTGTGACGAGAACCTTTCGTCCCCGGACCTCGGCAAGACCCGGAGTTCGGGATTACCTCATCATTCGGATATTTTTGAAAAAGGCCTTCCTCACAGCATCCCTACGGTCGGGACAACGGTTCGGGAGTCGCATCCTCGTAAATTGCAGTACCAAGCACTTCAGACGGGCGCATGACACAAGCGAACCCACCAAGCAGCGACGTCCaaccctttctctttttgtaCGTCACCACGAATTCACTTTCCCGCGTATTCTGTATGCTCCACCGAAGACAACCGCCTGACACCAACATGCGGACAAATAGGTGCGAATACATCTATACTACAAGCATGTAAATGCACACACCTAGTTGGATGTGAAGCTGCTTCCAAGGTACTCCTTGACTCCGTCCGCAGTGGCCTTCAtggctttctctccctttctccagTTGGCCGGGCAGACTTCTCCGTACTGCTCGACGTGCTGAAGAGCGTCAAGCATGCGCAAGGCTTCGTCGGCACTTCGACCGAGAGGGAGATTATTGACCACGGAGTGCTGCAGCACGCCATCTTTGTCGATCAGGAACAGGCCGCGCAGGGCCATGCCCTCTGGCAGCAGGACGCCGTAGTCCGCTGCCATTTTGTGCGACACGTCGGCGAGCAACGGGAAGGAAATCTTACCGATGCCACCTTCCTTCAATTCGAGGTTTCTCCACGCGTTGTGCACGAACTTGCTGTcaacagagacgccgaggagctggcatcctctcttctcgaacTCACCCTGCAGACGGTGGAACGCCAGGATTTCTGACGGGCACACAAAGGTGAAATCGAACGGGTagaagaagagaatgacGTACTTCTTTCCCTTGAACTGATCGAGCGAGATTTTTCCAAAGGTACCGTCCGCCATGACAGCTTCTGCCTCAAAGGCAGGTGCTGGCTGAGACACCGTCGGGGCCGGCATTTTGCAATGGAAATTCGCAAGAGGCTGCAGAGAATCGTGTTGAGTTTTCCGTCGTGGAAAATCGCGAATCACTTTTCCAGGTAGCAACACAAGCGAGGTAGAGCCACGCGCAGCAACAAAAATCAAGAAAGCAGGACCAAAAAGAAATAACCTCCGAAAATACCAGCAGCTAATGCAGCGCCTGGGTCTTAGGTGTGCAGGTGAACCCCGCATGGAACCGAACAAGTCggtgggagacagagggTTGTTACCCCCGGCCTGAACATCCGCAGCACACCGAGACGGCAACCTGGACAAGGTGTAGTACAGGCAACGAAGAGCCAAATGAAGAGGGCGCAGATGATTCGATCACTTGCGCGGATGATGCGAGCCATTGTACAAAACAAACACATCTCAGCAAAGCAATAAATGAAGATGTACCGACGTCGTTTAACAGGTGCATTGTTGTTCGGCGACTCGAAATATGTGCGCTCCCCCTGAAGCGACGCGAAGGCCCTTTGACTAGACAGTACCTCCtcgacgagagaagcggcacCGACAAAGAATTCTTGAGGTTGCCCTACGCAGTGTGAAACGCCCTGGATGCTGAAACGCCCTTTGGCACACCGGTTATCTAGAGATTCTGGAACAGAATCCAGGAATGTACCTCTTCAGCAAAAGGTTTCGGAGGGCGATGCGCACGGATCCTGAGATGAGGGGCTGCAGGAAACTAGTGACGTTCGAGCTTTGCTGACTTCGCAATCCCCTGTTTTGCTGTGAATGATTTTTtccagcgagaagcgacttGAAAACCGTGGAGACCAACCGAGCTCCTACTTCTACTACCTGGTACGCGGGACAGTTTCACTTTTGTTTAACGGGGCTGAGCAGCGTCCATCATAGCCGCTGCTCGGAGTCCTTGGGGATGATAGGTTTTGATGTCTAACATTTAGGAGTAATACGAACGGAAATGTCTCTTAAAACTTTAGAAGTAGGTGAAGCTGGAGATAATGTAGGTATGTTATTGAGAGGCATTCAAAAACCAGAAGTAAGGCGTGGCGAGGGGCGAGTTCACGGACTGAGCACCACAGATGCCACGATTTTCGATCCACAGCTGCACATCGTGGCCCAGGGGGCCACGCTCCCGCACGGATGTATACATCCGTCTTCGTACGCTGGCATTTTCTTCTTACTACGGACGCGtcatatgcatgtatataccTGCGACAGAACACAGCCCTTCACTTGGCCCCTCGCATATGACGTGGGAGTTTTGCCCAAAAACTTGGTTCGAGTAGTAGACTTTGGGTGGCGGTCACTGACGGGTGAATCAACGACACCCATGCAGCTCTCAGCCGGCATCCTCAGCATTCTTCTGTGCACACACGGCTCGGCTCCCTCCAGCGGCCAAGACTCAGTAAAGAATGCCAGGGGGGAATATTCAGAAAGGCTGGGGGCCCACGGACGCAGTTAGCCGCTCTGTCAATCATTCGTGACACGGGGACATTCACGACGCAAACTGCGCTGGATTGAGCTGAGGGCATTGTGCGACAGCAACACAATTTGAAAAAACACTACAGGCAGGGGCGATCTTGGCACTGAAAAGGGGTATCCCACGTTTGCCGTTTAATGCGTCGTGCGATTTGTCGTTTTTGCTTTCCGCGCATATGTCGGATTCCGCGTCCACTCTTGCTCTCAAGGCAGGCTTCGTGCGAATTCCGGGGATCAGGCATCAAGAGCTCTCTCGTCAGAGAAGGCCATTGACATGTGGGTCTGGTCATGTGCATAGGGAAAACTTTTTCCAAGACGAACTGACTATAACTTTGTATACCCAAATTACGCAGCCAAGATCATTATGCTCTTGCTTTCCTTCATTAGCGTGAATCGAAAGACACGGGTTCGGGGCACTCAGATGCCACATGGCAATGCTGCCAACGTGGAAAGCTTCAGTCCACAC of the Neospora caninum Liverpool complete genome, chromosome XII genome contains:
- a CDS encoding HnRNP-E2 protein, related; this translates as MEASSVPPTKRSAFQGPCYLKMIVNNVAAGAIIGKNGVAIAAMEQQTGCALKLSPLNAFYPGTQDRVLVMSGEQEQVNNALVLILGKIKETVTSQFGAGTQTGTQPGSNGAGNGSAECVGRDPFGSNDASQHKITCRLAVPRSAVSTIIGKGGQQIRELQDTTGARVQVSCREEGLAERMITITGLLEQVRAAALGIASCIQSDPYLRDHMHVVYKPGAPGGPGNPGVPGGLGAPLGGAGYCVVPNVYGNAPYGGGGHLYGHGAAGHAAATDALSLQCEISLQVPDQSIGAVIGRNGACVTEVINATGARIQISQKGDLVPGTNDRKIVLSGTVGAVHSAHLLLLQRIHAVQDGVGGKHPGTGGPLSVQGGASAAPGANGMGGAGGHALDLHNAVQPQQPHGLQGNLHYIHSGGYGY
- a CDS encoding Thioredoxin-dependent peroxide reductase,mitochondrial, related; the protein is MPAPTVSQPAPAFEAEAVMADGTFGKISLDQFKGKKYVILFFYPFDFTFVCPSEILAFHRLQGEFEKRGCQLLGVSVDSKFVHNAWRNLELKEGGIGKISFPLLADVSHKMAADYGVLLPEGMALRGLFLIDKDGVLQHSVVNNLPLGRSADEALRMLDALQHVEQYGEVCPANWRKGEKAMKATADGVKEYLGSSFTSN